In Pseudomonadales bacterium, the genomic stretch GATGCTGCACCGCGAAAAAACTGCCGGCCAGGTCAGCTACCGCTTGCTGATGGCGCCCTAGCGTCGAGCGTTGGAGACCGCGACCAGACACGGCCCCCGTGAAGATGACACCCAAAGATGAATTTGTCGCAGCCCCGTGATTTGGCTACCATGCGCCCCCGTCACCGAATCGGCACGGATCGATCATGCGCACGGTCATCTACCCTGGTACCTTCGATCCGATAACGAACGGCCACATCGACCTCGTCGAACGCGCCTGTCGGCTGTTCGATCGTGTGGTGGTCGCCATCGCGCTCAGTGAGCGCAAGCGTCCGCTCTTCTCTCTTGAAGAACGAATCACGCTCTGTGAAGCGGCGCTGGGACACCAGCACAACGTCGAGATCGTGGGTTTCGATATCCTGGTCGTGAAGTACCTGCGCGAACGGCATGCCTGTGCGGTGTTGCGAGGCCTGCGCGCTGTGTCGGACTTCGAATATGAATTCCAGCTCGCGAACATGAACCGCGCGATGGACACTTCCTTCGAGACGGTGTTCCTTACCCCGGCAGATCACCTTTCTTATATATCATCGACACTGGTGCGCGAAATTGCCTCGCTGCAGGGCGACGTCAGTCAGTTCGTGCACCCGATCGTACGCCAGGCATTGCTGGACAAGTTTGCAGATCCGGTCTGAGCCACGCAGCGAAACAGGATTGCCTGCCACGCAGCCAGTTCATTCCCGGTCGCGTGGCTTCGCTGTGCTGGCACGACAACCAAGGCAGCGCGCGAAGGTCTGGCGCGCGGGTCCTGCAACGAGCACCTCCGCAGCCTGATGGGTGTTGCCACCGGAGGCGGTGAACGGCAGCGAAACCAGGAATGCGGCCGTCCCGGCAACGGTGGTGACCAGCAACAGCGGTCGTGCGACCAGCAGATCCCCGGTCATGGCCATGAAACCCGGGTCCTCTTCTACAGGTTGCGCATCGGCATACCAGGGGGCGAGCAGCGCCAGCCCGAGAGCGGCAACCGCAAGCCGCGCCGTGATCGCATTTTTCATGGGCGTCTCCAAATAGGGTGAAGGATCGACAATGCCGTGCACGCATCACGCGGCGAAGCGTACGGACAGGATAGACCGTTTATGTACGGAGCGCTTCAGAGGCCGCAGCAAAACATCACGAGGCGTGCGACGACGCCTTCGCAGCGGGAGACGTGGCCGCAGCCGGGATGCATTTACGGCGTCCCACCGGTGCAAAGCGTTGTCACACGCAGCTCATGTAAATGCTGGACGGGCTTTTGCGACAGCCTCTTCAGCGCTGGCAGCGCGGACAGTAGAAGGTGCTGCGCTGGGCATGGCGCAGCATGCGGATCGGCGTGCCACAGCGAACACACGGCTGCGCGGCGCGCCCGTACACGCCGAGTTCGAGCCCGAAGTACCCCGGTGTACCGTCACCATCGACATAATCACGCAGTGTCGTACCACCACGCGCGAGCGCTGCCTCGAGCACCGCACGTACGCTCGTTGCCAGCGTGAGGTAGCGCGCGAGCGCGATCTTCCCGGCCGCGCAGCGTGGGTCGATGCCGGCACGAAACAGCGCCTCGTTTGCATAGATATTGCCGACTCCGACCACGACCCCGGCGTCCATCAGCAACTGCTTCACGCTGCTGCGCCGCCCACGCGAACGCCGGAACAGGTACGCACCGTCGAAGTCCGCTCCCAATGGCTCTGGACCGAGTCCGGCGAGCAGAGGGTGCTTGCTCGCCTCCTCGCCCACCCAGAGCACGGCGCCGAAACGGCGCGGATCGTGATAACGCAGCAGGCTGCCATCGTCCCAGCACCATTCCAGGTGATCGTGCTTGCGACAAGGTTCTGCAGGAGAAGTAAGCACACGCAAACTCCCGGACATCCCGAGATGCACGAGCAGTGTGCCGCCGGTGAACCGAAATAACAGGTATTTGCCGCGCCGATCGATCGCCAGCAGCGACTGCCCATCCAGCAGCGCGGCCAGCCGGGGAGTCACCGGCCAGCGCAGACGGCTTTCGCGCACCGTCACTGCGGCAATACGCCGTCCCTGCAGCCGCGACAGGATGCCCCGTCGTGTCGTCTCTACCTCGGGCAGCTCCGGCACGCCACGTGCTCAGTCGTCACGCAGGCGCCAGGAAATGCACCCGGCGAAGACAAAAAACCCGGCCGCAGCCGGGTTCTTGCTCGCGCGATCCGCGCTCACTTGATCTTGGCTTCCTTGTACGCCACGTGCTTGCGCACGACCGGATCGTACTTCTTGAACTCCAGCTTGTCGGGCGTGGTGCGCTTGTTCTTGTCGGTCGTGTAGAAGTGCCCAGTGCCGGCACTGGATACGAGCTTGATCTTGTCACGCATGGCTATGGTTGCTCCCGGTGTTGCTTCAGATACGCTCGCCGCGCCCGCGCAGCTCGGCGATCACGCTGTCTATACCCTTCTTGTCGATGATCCGCATGCCCTTGGCCGATATGCGCAGGGTCACGAAGCGCTTCTCCGCCTCGACCCAGAACCGGTGCTTGTGCAGGTTCGGTTCGAAACGGCGCTTCGTCTTGTTGTTGGCATGAGATACGTTGTTCCCGACCGCTGGACGCTTCCCGGTTACCTGACACACCTTGGACATCGATGGAGCCTCACGAAGAATTTGTCTCGGTGCACACACACGCTGCCGGCGCGCCTGCCCGAAAGAGCGCGACTTTATATCAGAAGCTCCCGGGGCAGACAAGGCAGGTGCCGTGATCAGGTATTTTTGCGCCCTTACAACAGGCCGCGCTCGGCAAATGAAAGCGCCTCACTCTCGCCAACGACGAAGTGATCCAGCACCCGGATATCAACCACGCCAAGTGCGCCCTTCAGTCGCTGCGTCAACCGCTGATCGGCCTGCGAAGGTTCGGCGATTCCCGACGGATGATTGTGCGCAAAGATCAGCGCTGCTGCATTCAACGCCAGTGCACGCTTGACGATCTCACGCGGGTACACGCTGGCGCCGTCGATCGTGCCGCGGAACAACTCCTCGTAACTGATCACGGTATGCTGGTTATCGAGGAACAGGCAGGCAAACACCTCGTGCGGCAGACCGCGCATCTTGAGCTGCAGGAACTGCCGGACTTCGTCCGGCGACGCCAACGCCTGCCCGCGACTGATGCGGCACAGCAGGTAACGCCGTGTCAGTTCGAGCGCCGCCTGCAACTGCACATAGGTTGCTTCGCCAAGGCCGCGCGCCGCACAGAAGACTTCACGCTCGGCGTCGAGCAGATGACGCAGTCCTCCAAAGCAACTCAGCGAGTCGCGCGCGCGATCGACTGCGGTGCCACCCGGCAGACCGGTACGCAGCAGGATCGCCAGCAACTCGGCGTCGGAGAGCGCGTGCGCACCGTGATCGAGCAGGCGCTCACGTGGGCGTTCGTCGATGGGCCAATTCCGGATGCTCATCGCGAACCTCCCTGTCCGCGGCGAATCGGGTCGCACGACTATACTAGAATGCCGTGGCGAGGTGGAACTGCACCGTCCGTACGAATCGTCTCCGTCCCTGGACACCCCGACACATGGCACGACTCGAGCACAGAAAGATTCTCCTCGGTGTGACCGGAGGTATTGCGGCGTACAAATCGGCCGAGCTGGTACGCCGCCTGCGCGATGCCGGCGCCGAGGTGCGCGTGGTAATGACCCCGGGCGCGAGCGCGTTCATCACACCGCTGACGATGCAGGCGCTTTCCGGCAATCCGGTGCACCGCGAACTGCTGGATGAAAATGCAGAGGCGGCGATGGGGCATATCGAACTGGCGCGCTGGGCGGAACTGGTGCTGGTCGCTCCGGCGAGCGCAGACTTCATCGCGCGCCTCGCCCATGGGCTCGCGAACGATCTGCTGAGCACGCTCTGCCTCGCGACCACGGCACCGGTGTGCGTCGCCCCGGCGATGAATCAGGCCATGTGGCGTGCCGCCGCAACACGGCACAACTGCGCCCTGCTCGCGCAACACGGCATCACGTTGCTGGGACCCGCCAGTGGTGCGCAGGCCTGTGGCGATAGCGGACCCGGACGAATGCTCGAACCGCAGGACCTGCTTG encodes the following:
- the rpmG gene encoding 50S ribosomal protein L33, translating into MRDKIKLVSSAGTGHFYTTDKNKRTTPDKLEFKKYDPVVRKHVAYKEAKIK
- the mutM gene encoding bifunctional DNA-formamidopyrimidine glycosylase/DNA-(apurinic or apyrimidinic site) lyase, with the protein product MPELPEVETTRRGILSRLQGRRIAAVTVRESRLRWPVTPRLAALLDGQSLLAIDRRGKYLLFRFTGGTLLVHLGMSGSLRVLTSPAEPCRKHDHLEWCWDDGSLLRYHDPRRFGAVLWVGEEASKHPLLAGLGPEPLGADFDGAYLFRRSRGRRSSVKQLLMDAGVVVGVGNIYANEALFRAGIDPRCAAGKIALARYLTLATSVRAVLEAALARGGTTLRDYVDGDGTPGYFGLELGVYGRAAQPCVRCGTPIRMLRHAQRSTFYCPRCQR
- the radC gene encoding DNA repair protein RadC; amino-acid sequence: MSIRNWPIDERPRERLLDHGAHALSDAELLAILLRTGLPGGTAVDRARDSLSCFGGLRHLLDAEREVFCAARGLGEATYVQLQAALELTRRYLLCRISRGQALASPDEVRQFLQLKMRGLPHEVFACLFLDNQHTVISYEELFRGTIDGASVYPREIVKRALALNAAALIFAHNHPSGIAEPSQADQRLTQRLKGALGVVDIRVLDHFVVGESEALSFAERGLL
- the rpmB gene encoding 50S ribosomal protein L28 — translated: MSKVCQVTGKRPAVGNNVSHANNKTKRRFEPNLHKHRFWVEAEKRFVTLRISAKGMRIIDKKGIDSVIAELRGRGERI
- the coaD gene encoding pantetheine-phosphate adenylyltransferase, translating into MRTVIYPGTFDPITNGHIDLVERACRLFDRVVVAIALSERKRPLFSLEERITLCEAALGHQHNVEIVGFDILVVKYLRERHACAVLRGLRAVSDFEYEFQLANMNRAMDTSFETVFLTPADHLSYISSTLVREIASLQGDVSQFVHPIVRQALLDKFADPV